The nucleotide window GCCTGTAGTACGAAGATCACGTCTTCCTGGAGGGCCAATAACGCACCGCAACTGCAACGCGACAAAAAAATAATGGTGATGGCGCTGGTTCCTGAAAAGAGCCGGGCACTCAGAAGTCAGATGGAAAACTTCACCGTTTCTGAGTTCAGGAAAAGAGGTTATAATGCTGTTTCTGCATTACAGGAATTCGGTCCCGAACAGTTTATACAAATGGGTGAAAAGCAGGCTGTCAGAAAGCTTCAGGGTAGCGATGTTAGCCAGGTGCTGACCATTGTAATGGTGGATAAAGGCAGAGAAAGAAGTTATGTACCTGGATATGCCTATTCTCCTTACGGTTATTATGGATTCTGGCCTTATTATTCCCGCTGGTACGGTACCTATTATTCTCCGGGTTATATCACCTATAATACGAAGTATCAATGGGAAGGTAACCTGTATGATCTGCAAAGCGGACAGTTGTTATATTCTGTACAATCACAATCTTTTGATCCCCCTTCCACCGAAAGAATGGCCGTTTTATACGCACAACAGGTGGTAAAAGATATGGCGAAAAGGCAGTTACTGGCCAGGAATCAATGAATGCAGTAATGACGAATGAAGTGTGAAGTGCTGAGCAGATCAATTATTGATCTGCTCAACTTTTTTATGGATGATTCATTATCAATAACTTCGAAATTCGTAATTTTCTTCGTAGGTTTATCCCCCATTTATTATTTCCAGTTATGTTAGAGGTACCCGTTAATGAAGATATATACCTGCGGCAACTACAGTTGCAGGATGCGCCCCTGGTGTACAAACAGCTGGATGTTTCCCGTAAAAATCTTCGCAAATTCCTGCCATGGGTGGATTATAACACCAATGAGGAGCATAGCATGCGTTTCATTCAGATGATGCAGCGGAAAGCAGAAGAACAGGAAGCAGTAGCACTGGGTATCTGGTACAAGGAGCAGTTATGTGGTGTGATGGACCTGCACGGATGGGATCATCAGCTTCAGAAAGCGGAAATAGGCTACTGGGTAGCAGAATCATTTCAGGGTAAAGGCATTGCTACGGCGGCCTGCAGGGCACTGATCTCCTATGCTTTCAAAAAATTACGACTCAATAAAATAGAGATCCGTTTTGTGCTGCAGAACGAACGCAGCGGGCAAATCCCTATCAAGCTGGGATTTACCCGCGAAGGTATTCTCCGGCACAACGCCAAACTACATGGTCAGTTTGTAGACATGGTAGTGATGGGCGTATTGCGCAAGGACTGGAAGTTTTAATGACCGGCGTCTGTAGTTTGCCTCACCCGGCTGTGTTTCCTGCCGTAGCAGTAGTATATAACCATGCCCACGGCCATCCAGATGATAAGCCTCAGCCAGGTATCCAGCGGAAGGAATACCATCATCCCCACACAAGTGAGTATACCCATAATCGGCACAAAAGGTACCCAGGGCGTTTTAAAAGAACGAGGTGCATCCGGCATGGTATAACGCATGATCCACACACCCGCACATACGATCACAAAAGCCAGCAGTGTGCCGATGCTGGTCATCTCTCCCACTACCTTAATAGGCACCAGCGCAGCAAACAAACTGATAAACACACAGAAAAGAATGTTAGACTTCCACGGTGT belongs to Chitinophaga sp. HK235 and includes:
- a CDS encoding GNAT family N-acetyltransferase; the protein is MLEVPVNEDIYLRQLQLQDAPLVYKQLDVSRKNLRKFLPWVDYNTNEEHSMRFIQMMQRKAEEQEAVALGIWYKEQLCGVMDLHGWDHQLQKAEIGYWVAESFQGKGIATAACRALISYAFKKLRLNKIEIRFVLQNERSGQIPIKLGFTREGILRHNAKLHGQFVDMVVMGVLRKDWKF